In Alphaproteobacteria bacterium, the DNA window TTCTCAAACTACGGGCTGGTCACCTCGACTCAGGTGATCATCTGCCTTTGTCGGTGCTATCAGCAAGCCTGCGACGCACGGGACTACGAGCACGACTTTCAGCGGCCTCAGCGCTCCTTGGCGATGCCAGCGACGGTGTTGACTATATACGAGGTCGTCACCTCGCTGTCTGGCCGCCGCCGGCAGATGACGTCAAAGAAGGTGCCGCTTTCCGGCGGCTCAATATACACCACCTCAGCGCAGCGCTGGCCAATGGCGCGCAAGGCGCCAGCCACCGTGCTGTAGACTGATTCGACGTTGTCAGGAGTGTCGATGTGCTCCGGGCGAACCGCGAACCCCATGCTGACATTGATGGCGACGGCCACCAGCTCGCGCATCTGCCGCTCCGTCAGATGCCCACCCGCCTGGGCCGCGGCCACGCCAAACATGGCAGCCGCCGCCGCTATTAAGGCGATTTTTCGCATGGCGCCCTCCTTATACCAAGTCGCGGCGCCCAGGGAATATTTTGCTCAGGCGTCTTCCAACGTGGTGGCGCGGGCTGCGGCCTGCTCGGCAAGGCTGTCACGGATCGCCTTCTGCACTTTCTCAAAAGCGCGCACCTCGATCTGGCGCACGCGCTCGCGGCTAACGCCGTAGACCTGGCTCAGCTCCTCGAGGGTCTGCGGGTCTTCGCTGAGGCGGCGTGCACTGAAGATGTGGCGCTCGCGATCGTTCAGCGCACCCATCGCCTCGGCCAGCATCTCGCGACGCTGGGCCAGCTCTTCTTCCTCGGCGTAGCGGGTCTCCTGGTCATCCTCGTTGTCGACCAGCCAGTCGATCCACTCGCCGTTGCCATCGACCTTGAGCGGCGCATTAAGCGAATGGTCGGCGCTAGCCATGCGCCGGTTCATGCTGATGACCTCGGCCTCCGGCACCGACAGGCGGCGCGCGATCTCGCTCACGGTCTCGTCCGGTAGATCGCCATCGTCGATGGCTTGCAGCTGTCCTTTGAGCTTACGCAGATTGAAGAAGAGCTTTTTCTGGGCCGCCGTAGTGCCCATTTTCACCAGCGACCACGAATGCAGAATGTATTCCTGAATGGCGGCGCGGATCCACCACATGGCGTAGGTAGCGAGGCGGAAACCGCGATCGGGGTCGAAGCGCTTGACCGCCTGCATCATACCCACATTGCCTTCGGAGATAAGCTCGCTCACCGGCAGACCGTAGCCGCGGTAACCCATGGCGATCTTGGCCACCAGGCGCAAATGGCTGGTGACCAGCGTGTGCGCAGCATCAATATCGTCATGCTCGTGCCAACGGCGGGCAAGCATGTACTCTTCCTCATGGCTGAGCATGGGGAAACGGCGAATTTCCTCAAGATAGCGGGTTAACCCGCCTTCCGAAGAGACCGTTGGGAGCTTCATCGCGACCATAGCATGCTTACCTCCGGCGCTGTTGCATCCTGTTCCGCGCCCTTAGCACTCTAAATCATGGAGTGCTATATGGGGCTTCGGATCACGGTTGCCACTGAAGCGACCGGGTTCGACGAGAATTTGTGCGAAACGAGGCAAAATTAAGACTTTTGCTCTGCCTTTCCAAACGAATCTAGCAAGTGCTGGATATCATTAGGAAAATTTGAGCGAAACCCCAAGGTTCGGAGCGACAACGGATGCGTGAACCCGAGGAAATAAGCATGCAAGGCCTGACGTGGAAAGGCGATTGCGGCCTCAGGCGCGCCTTTCGGTGTCATTTTGCGGCCCCTGCCATAGACCGGATCGCCAACCAGGGGACAACCAATCTCGCGCATATGGACGCGGATCTGGTGAGTGCGGCCGGTTTCGAGACGACAGCGCAGCAGGCTAGCAAGACCATCACCAAACACACACTGCACGCGATAGCCGGTGCGTGCGGGCTTGCCGCCCTTGCTGACGATCGTCATGCGCTTACGGTTGCGGGGATCACGCCCGATGTTACTACTGACCGAGCCCTGGCGCGGGAGCGGCACGCCCCAGGCCACGGCGGCGTAGGCGCGGGCGATGCTGTGGGCGGCAAACTGGGCCGCGAGGGCCTGATGGGCCGTGTCGGTCTTGGCCGCAACCATCAATCCGCTGGTCTCCTTGTCGAGCCGGTGCACGATGCCGGGACGGCGCACACCGCCGATGCCAGAAAGCGTTTCACCGCAATGGGCGAGCAAGGCATTGACCAGGGTGCGGTCGGGATTGCCCGGGGCCGGGTGCACCACAAGACCCGCGGGCTTGTCAACCACGACCAACGCCTCGTCTTCGTAGACCACGACAAGCGGAATGGCCTGCGGTTCGGGCACGGCCGGGGTCGCCGCCGGTATCCCGAGTGCAACCGTTTGCCCTTGGCGCAGCGGCTTCGCGGGGTTCGTGACCGCAGCGCCGTCGATGGCAGCATGCCCGCTAAGGATCAGCGCCTTGATGCGGCTGCGCGACACCTCCGGCAAGCTGTCAGCCAGATAGCGGTCGAGCCGCTGGCGTGGCGCACCCTGGGGGATCGTGCTTTCGTAGCTGTCGCGATCAGTCATGGCCGTATCGATATAGGATATACCGCATGAATATACAGGCTCTGAAAGCGCTGGTGATCGGCATGGGCATGCTCATCGCCATCGGTGTCACGGTAATCGTGGTGACGGTGTTCAACCGCATCCAGGACCGCGCCAGGGACGTAGAAGCGCCGGAACGGCTCGACGTGGCAATCCCAGCCGGTGCGAAACTGCTTGAGATAGTGCCGAATGGCCAGCGCTTAGTGTTGCGTTTGGAAACACCTGACGGTGACCAGATTTTGGTTGTGAACCTGCGCAGCGGAGCCGTCGAGACGACCCTGGTGCTCAAGCCGTGATACATATGGCCGCATCACAGCTGAGCTGGATCGAAATGGCCTGCGAGAAGGCCTATCCAGACGAGGCCTGCGGCCTGCTGGTTGGACGCTGGACGGGCGAGGTGGCGCGGGTCAGCGAGGTGCACGCCAGCGGCAACGTCGCCGAGAACCCGCGGCGGGCCTTTGAGGTCGAGCCCCGGCTTTTACTTGCTTTGCACAAGCGTTTGCGCCAGGGGGAGGATACCCTGCTCGGCGTCTATCACTCCCACCCCGATAGCGCTGCGCTGCCCTCTGCGCACGATCTTAACCGGGCCTGGCAGCCCGAGATGATCTGGCTCATAACCACAGTGCGCGATGGCCGTGCGGTTGAGACCACGGCACACTGGCTGGCCGACGGCGCCTTTGTTCCCCTTCCCCTCGCCTTGGAGGCTGCGTTGTGAACTTCCGCTCTGACAATGAATCGCCAGCCGCGCCAGAAATTCTCGAAGCGCTAGCCCACGCCAACCACGACAGCGCCCATTCCTACGGCGCCGACCGGTATACTGCGCAACTGCAGACGCGCTTCCAAGAGCTATTCGAGTGCGACCTCACGGTTTATCCTGTGGCCACCGGCACCGCCGCCAACGCCCTCTGCCTCGGCGAGTTGGCACCACCCTATGGAGCTGTCTATTGCCATTCGAAAGCGCATATCCATGTCGACGAATGCGGCGCGCCCGAGTTCTACAGTGGAGGTGCCAAGCTCATCGGCCTTAACGGCGAGCACGGCCGGATCGCGGCGGAAACCGTAAACAAGACCCTGACGGCGACCGGCTATCACGGCGAACATGAATCGGTCCCCGCTGTGCTCAGCCTGACCCAGGCAACGGAAGCGGGCACGCTGTACGCGCCGGCGGCCGTAGCCGAGCTTGCCGCTATCGCGAAGAAGGCCGGCATGGCGGTGCATATGGATGGTGCCCGCTTCGCCAATGCACTAGCCACGCTGGGCTGCTCGCCAGCGGACCTGAGCTGGCGTGTCGGCGTCGACATGCTGTCGTTCGGTGCCACTAAGAACGGCGGCATGATGTCCGAGGCGGTGGTCGATTTTCGTCCGACCGCTGAGCGACCGCCGCACGAGTCACTGCGTCGGCGGCGCATGCGCGGCGGCCACCTGTTGAGCAAGATGCGTTTTCTTTCGGCTCAATTGCTGGCCTATGTCGAAGACGACCTGTGGCTGCGGCTCGCGGCACAGGCCAATGCCGGGGCGGCACGCCTCGCCGAGGGCCTAGCGGCCTTACCCAGTGTACGCCTTGCCCACCCCGTGGAAGCCAACGAGGTTTTCGCCTACCTGCCCGAACCGCTGGCCGAGGCCTTGGCGGCGGGCGGCGTCGAGTTCCATCGCTGGCCAGGCAGCGATGGCCTAGTGGCCCGCCTTGTGGTGCCGCATTGCGTCACCGAGGCGGATATCGCGTGGCTTCTGGCCCAAGCCACGGCAGCAGCATGAGCGAGCCCGTCTTCAACGTGCCGCCGGTCACGTTACGGCTCTGCCTGCTGCTGCTGCTCAGCTATTTGCTCAGCCTCTGGCTGGGGGTCTGGCCGGGCACAACTGGCGGCACCCTGGCGCTCAACGTACAGGCCTTCCGTACTCAGTTCGACCCCGGTGGGGGCCTTGATCTGATGCTCCTAGCGGCCCTGCCGGGCCACGCGCTGCTTCATGACGGCTTCGCTCATTTCGGCGTCAATACGGGCATGCTATTGGCTTTCGGTACGGCGGTCGAACGCGGCCTAGGCGGCCGCATGCTGGTGGCGCTGGCGCTGGCCGGCGCTATCTCGGGTGGCCTGGCAATGGTAGTACTCGGCAACAATATGCCGACGTACCTAGTCGGCGCCAGTGATGCGGTTCATGCCGTGGCCGGGGCTGCGGCACTGCTGATGCTGCGGCACAGCAACGTGAGCGGCCGGCGAACGGGCTTTGCCCTGCTTTGCTTCCTGCTCGGTATCAACGCCATCCTAGCCGTGCTTGGCGATGTGGCGATGATCGATGATCTGCGCATCGCCTGGCAGGCGCATCTTGGTGGCCTCTCCGCAGGGCTCGTGATGGCTGGCTGGGTGATCCTGCGCCTGCCGCGGGGCTGACCCACCTTAGTCGCCAGTACCGCCGCCGTCGTCTTTGGCGTCCAGGTACTGCAAGGCCTCTATTTCCCCGCGCATCAGCCAAACCGAGACCCTTGCCCCGCCGCAGCGCGCCGGCTATGTAAGGGCCCTTCGAACTGCTCATGCGCCCATCGTCTAGCGGTTTAGGACACCGGCCTCTCACGCCGGAAACGGGGGTTCGATTCCCCCTGGGCGTACCAAGCTTTTCACGGGGTTAGGATGTTCGGGGAGCGTGAGCCTCGGCGAACCGGGCGAGCAGCCTTTTCAGCTGCTTTTCGTTCACCGCGAGAATGGCGTCCTCGATGCTCATCCATTGGCGACGGCGCTGCGCTTGCTCGGGCCAGTCGCTCAGGATCCGGGTCACCGCCATAGGAAATACGGCGACGCGGCGCAGATCATCACCGCTGCCGTTGGACTTGTCGTAGTCGTAGGTGCCGAGGCGCTCGGGCGATATCTCGCCTTTGACCCCGGCTTCCTCATAGGCTTCCAGCGCCGCCGATTCCGCCGCTGTCATGCCGTCTTCGATATTGCCCTTAGGCAGCACCCAGCGTCGCGTCTCCATCGAGGTAACTAGCACGATCTGTAAGCCCAACCCGTGCCGGCGGTAAGCAAGGGCGGCGCATTGGCTGATGCAAAGGGAAGGGCTGGGCATGATCCTCGGCTCATTTGCAGCGCCACG includes these proteins:
- a CDS encoding M67 family metallopeptidase, whose translation is MAASQLSWIEMACEKAYPDEACGLLVGRWTGEVARVSEVHASGNVAENPRRAFEVEPRLLLALHKRLRQGEDTLLGVYHSHPDSAALPSAHDLNRAWQPEMIWLITTVRDGRAVETTAHWLADGAFVPLPLALEAAL
- a CDS encoding NUDIX hydrolase — its product is MPSPSLCISQCAALAYRRHGLGLQIVLVTSMETRRWVLPKGNIEDGMTAAESAALEAYEEAGVKGEISPERLGTYDYDKSNGSGDDLRRVAVFPMAVTRILSDWPEQAQRRRQWMSIEDAILAVNEKQLKRLLARFAEAHAPRTS
- the rpoH gene encoding RNA polymerase sigma factor RpoH, translated to MVAMKLPTVSSEGGLTRYLEEIRRFPMLSHEEEYMLARRWHEHDDIDAAHTLVTSHLRLVAKIAMGYRGYGLPVSELISEGNVGMMQAVKRFDPDRGFRLATYAMWWIRAAIQEYILHSWSLVKMGTTAAQKKLFFNLRKLKGQLQAIDDGDLPDETVSEIARRLSVPEAEVISMNRRMASADHSLNAPLKVDGNGEWIDWLVDNEDDQETRYAEEEELAQRREMLAEAMGALNDRERHIFSARRLSEDPQTLEELSQVYGVSRERVRQIEVRAFEKVQKAIRDSLAEQAAARATTLEDA
- a CDS encoding rhomboid family intramembrane serine protease; this encodes MSEPVFNVPPVTLRLCLLLLLSYLLSLWLGVWPGTTGGTLALNVQAFRTQFDPGGGLDLMLLAALPGHALLHDGFAHFGVNTGMLLAFGTAVERGLGGRMLVALALAGAISGGLAMVVLGNNMPTYLVGASDAVHAVAGAAALLMLRHSNVSGRRTGFALLCFLLGINAILAVLGDVAMIDDLRIAWQAHLGGLSAGLVMAGWVILRLPRG
- a CDS encoding RluA family pseudouridine synthase, with translation MTDRDSYESTIPQGAPRQRLDRYLADSLPEVSRSRIKALILSGHAAIDGAAVTNPAKPLRQGQTVALGIPAATPAVPEPQAIPLVVVYEDEALVVVDKPAGLVVHPAPGNPDRTLVNALLAHCGETLSGIGGVRRPGIVHRLDKETSGLMVAAKTDTAHQALAAQFAAHSIARAYAAVAWGVPLPRQGSVSSNIGRDPRNRKRMTIVSKGGKPARTGYRVQCVFGDGLASLLRCRLETGRTHQIRVHMREIGCPLVGDPVYGRGRKMTPKGAPEAAIAFPRQALHAYFLGFTHPLSLRTLGFRSNFPNDIQHLLDSFGKAEQKS
- a CDS encoding beta-eliminating lyase-related protein; amino-acid sequence: MNFRSDNESPAAPEILEALAHANHDSAHSYGADRYTAQLQTRFQELFECDLTVYPVATGTAANALCLGELAPPYGAVYCHSKAHIHVDECGAPEFYSGGAKLIGLNGEHGRIAAETVNKTLTATGYHGEHESVPAVLSLTQATEAGTLYAPAAVAELAAIAKKAGMAVHMDGARFANALATLGCSPADLSWRVGVDMLSFGATKNGGMMSEAVVDFRPTAERPPHESLRRRRMRGGHLLSKMRFLSAQLLAYVEDDLWLRLAAQANAGAARLAEGLAALPSVRLAHPVEANEVFAYLPEPLAEALAAGGVEFHRWPGSDGLVARLVVPHCVTEADIAWLLAQATAAA
- a CDS encoding DUF6476 family protein, which codes for MNIQALKALVIGMGMLIAIGVTVIVVTVFNRIQDRARDVEAPERLDVAIPAGAKLLEIVPNGQRLVLRLETPDGDQILVVNLRSGAVETTLVLKP